In a genomic window of bacterium:
- a CDS encoding ORF6N domain-containing protein — protein sequence MGNKKDAVNSVLVLQERIEKKIFLIRGKKVMLDRDLALLYEVTTGNLNKAISRNLDRFPDDCVPRTYVEVRVLQNGKLKKDRRREVE from the coding sequence ATGGGAAATAAGAAGGATGCGGTAAATTCGGTTTTAGTTTTACAAGAGAGAATTGAGAAAAAGATATTCTTGATTAGAGGAAAGAAAGTAATGTTGGATAGGGATTTAGCTTTGCTTTATGAAGTAACAACAGGAAATTTAAATAAGGCTATAAGCAGGAATCTAGATCGTTTCCCAGATGATTGTGTGCCACGAACATACGTGGAAGTTAGAGTCCTGCAAAATGGGAAATTAAAGAAAGATAGAAGAAGAGAAGTAGAATAA
- a CDS encoding TonB family protein translates to MNIYDKPNTLNTKALLISLSVHISIILLIVLIAIVKHKTSKLEVPQFVQLTPDIEQVEKSVKTLKRSSPLKTTQKPKKTPDTRKLRTKILTKLKTMDKSDSAEHIPIKKEKTAKSLQSVSKEDVHISAGRFPYLWYLTVIKTKLSNAWVPPSEYIIPKEGTYVTVCFTLNKNGTIDNVKVKHSSGMKLLDNSALNAIKLVGTLPALPSEWKEEYLNVSIIFKTL, encoded by the coding sequence GTGAATATTTACGATAAACCTAACACGCTGAATACGAAAGCGTTATTGATATCTCTAAGCGTTCACATAAGCATCATTTTATTAATAGTTCTTATTGCAATTGTGAAACACAAGACATCAAAGCTTGAAGTTCCGCAATTCGTTCAATTAACTCCGGATATAGAACAGGTTGAAAAATCAGTTAAAACTTTAAAGAGATCTTCGCCCCTTAAAACCACTCAAAAGCCGAAAAAAACACCAGACACACGCAAACTAAGGACAAAGATACTTACAAAACTTAAAACTATGGATAAATCTGATTCAGCAGAACATATTCCCATTAAAAAAGAGAAGACAGCAAAATCCCTACAGTCTGTAAGCAAAGAAGACGTGCATATCAGCGCCGGTAGATTTCCTTATCTATGGTATTTAACTGTAATAAAAACTAAGTTGTCAAATGCATGGGTGCCGCCGAGTGAATATATAATACCAAAAGAGGGGACATATGTTACAGTTTGCTTTACACTTAATAAAAATGGCACTATAGACAATGTGAAGGTAAAGCATTCTTCTGGTATGAAATTGCTTGATAATTCAGCACTAAATGCTATAAAGTTAGTAGGAACTCTACCTGCTCTTCCCTCAGAATGGAAAGAGGAATATCTAAATGTCAGCATTATTTTTAAAACACTATGA
- a CDS encoding biopolymer transporter ExbD has protein sequence MKSRLYSYTPISQINITSLVDITMVLLIVFILVTPIMLHGINVQLPQASSERMNVSKDAVTISISRYGSLYLDNAKVTYESLRKRLKIIVESTQNTSVIIKADKSVNYGEVIKVLDIVRESGVSRVGLPTRVRDIRR, from the coding sequence ATGAAAAGCAGATTGTATTCATACACTCCGATCAGCCAGATAAATATTACAAGTCTTGTTGATATTACAATGGTTCTTTTAATTGTTTTTATTCTGGTTACTCCAATTATGCTTCATGGAATCAATGTTCAACTTCCACAAGCATCATCTGAAAGGATGAATGTTTCAAAGGATGCTGTTACAATCAGTATATCAAGGTATGGCAGTCTGTATCTGGATAATGCCAAGGTAACTTATGAATCCTTAAGAAAACGGCTTAAAATAATTGTTGAATCAACTCAAAATACATCTGTAATAATCAAAGCTGATAAATCCGTTAACTATGGTGAAGTAATTAAAGTTCTTGATATAGTCAGAGAGTCGGGCGTCTCAAGAGTTGGTCTTCCAACCAGAGTTCGCGATATACGCCGTTAA